Genomic DNA from Salinibacter pepae:
TCGGAGGCCGGCATCACGGAGCCGGTCATCCGGAAGCTCGGCGCGACGACCCCGATCCTGGGCGTCTGCCTCGGGCACCAGGCCATCGGGGAGGTCTACGGCGGGTCCGTCACCCAGGCCGACGAGCTGATGCACGGCAAGACGAGCCCCGTCCTCCACGAGGGCACGCCGCTCTTCGAGGACGTCGACCCGTCGTTTGACGCGACCCGGTACCACTCCCTCGTCATCGACCCGGACACCTTCCCCCACGAGGACCTGGAGGTGACGGCCACGACGGAGGAGCACGACACGATCATGGCCCTCCGCCACCGCACCCATCCGCTGTACGGCATCCAGTTCCACCCGGAAAGCGTGATGACGCGGGCCGGGCCGACGATCATTGCCAACTGGCTCTCGATCGCGCTGGACGAGCGGTCCCCCGCCCCCA
This window encodes:
- a CDS encoding anthranilate synthase component II encodes the protein MILVIDNYDSFTYNLVHLAGRETDDVEVVRNDDLTVADVAARDPDGILISPGPGHPSEAGITEPVIRKLGATTPILGVCLGHQAIGEVYGGSVTQADELMHGKTSPVLHEGTPLFEDVDPSFDATRYHSLVIDPDTFPHEDLEVTATTEEHDTIMALRHRTHPLYGIQFHPESVMTRAGPTIIANWLSIALDERSPAPTS